Below is a genomic region from Rosa chinensis cultivar Old Blush chromosome 5, RchiOBHm-V2, whole genome shotgun sequence.
AAGAATAAATGAATCATAAACTATCTAGGTTAGAATTCTCaatttgtccatttaccccatttctagggatttttttcccacttaccccattaagtttttttaattctctcttacccaatacactctaagagagtcttccctaatacctttttttttgtttttaatttttttttaataccattttaccctcacccccttgttacttagagagagagagagagaaaaaatagaagagagagaaaccatgggagacttcgccggagcccgtcaccggccgccggaatccggtcatcggtcgccggattccggtcactgaACGCCGGATTCCTGCCAACTTTCGCCAGAATCCGGTCActggtcgccggatttcggtcacctactgccgcccaccggaatttgctgaaaatctcaccggaaagtttttttgccccctatagacatctattgccccctagtagatgggcaataaacctctattgccccccaatagacatctattgccccctaatagacgtctattaccctccaatagatgactatcagccatgtattgccccccaatagacgactatcaaccatgtattgccccccaataggactttcagttgccagaatgataactaatctccctaaatttagacaaataaaactttgattacagaaaaaaaaaacaaggagattacatcaattcaaaacgtctattgcccccaatagccgtctattgtccccaatagaactttcgatagCCAAAATGAGAACTactcttcctaaaattagataaataaaactttgattaagcaaAAAAACGAgtagattacattaattcaaacgtctattgctccccaatagacgtctattggggagcaatagaatattatttttcatgttttctttcctttcgggCCTTCTGTTGCAAAACAGAAGTAGCACCATTTTGATTTGCCCCcaatacaacttttttttttttttttcctttccttctccgatttcttcccacagtttacaaaaaaaaaaaatgatttgggcacccaagacCAAAGCACCCTTAGGCGACAAACCTACCGGCGTCGGACTTGGTGGGCTACTGCTCAATGAGAACATCGCCGGCGACTCTGAAGGAGTTTCAGACGAAGGAATGCTCGATGAAGATgctttgggcacccaatcatCTTTCTTCTCTGCCACAACCTGCGTCGAGCACTGGAGGATAATCGACGTTGATGATGTCAGTCGATCTTTGGCTGTCGAAGGTGAAACCATCTGAAACCGGAATCGGAATCTTCCGGTGAGAGATGTTGTGCTTCTGCCCGTGTTTCGACGACAACCACTAGTCCACCACCGGACTTCCGACGACGTGGACCGGTCCTACTCATCTCCTCGACCTAAATCCTGTTTCGACGCCGCGCCGGAGTtagagatcagagagagagaaagaccggaggtggagatcggggaaagagacagaagagagagagatctgaggcAGAGATCGGGGAAGAGAGACAGAAGAACGACGTCGTTGACAGAGGAAGAGTGTCgaactcagagagagagagcaccgaACTCCAGCTTGAACTCCGGACCCGACCCGGACTCGGACTCTAACTCCGGCTGCCGCTCTAGCATTAATCCAGTTCCTCTCCGACTCGGAAGCAAACGCCACAACCGGAGCTTCTTCGTCGTATGCAATCGACGTCGTCTTCCGCCCATGAAGGATCCGGTGAGTGGTGGATCTCTCTCCGATTCCTCGTCGTGCCGGACTTGATAACGACAGCCTGCAGCGCCATCGATGATCGAGTACTCACCGGAGCCTCCGTCGTGGAGCTCGCGGGGCTCGGACGCGTCGGGTTCGGaatccgagagagagagagagagagagagagagagagagagagagagagagagagagagagagagagagagagagagagagagagagaatgaaacaGTTTTAGGAGAGCTGTGCTCAACGTGGAGACAGAGAGGAGAGGTAGTGCTGCTAttgtgtaattttttaatttttagtggGTAAAATCGTCTTTTTAATCTGCTTTTGGGTTAGTGAGAACAGTTTTTTGTTGGTGGTGTAAGTGGGTTAAAATTAGCCTATTTTGGGGCTGGTGGTCAAGGACCCAACTTTAAAATCTCTTAAAAGAAGCAACGAGACCAaatgtaaataaataataactCACTGACGTGGACGCGTACAAATTAGGAAATAGTGAAGCAGTCTTTATTTTAGGtaaacttctattttttttcctatattcttttttctgtttCGTTAAAAAGAGAGGGAAAGAGCCGGCCGGATCGGAGTACGCACCTGGATTCTATACGGCGACCATGAACTAGAATCACCATGAGGCATATCATCCCACGCCGTCAACAACCTCTCCTCCGCCCCATCAGCAGTTGCCAGCCACTCATCAAGTGTTGTCGCCACCGTGGCCTTCACCACCCTCACGCCGGCATCGTTACACTTGACCTCCCACTCACCGTCGACCTCTCTCCGGACTATCCTACCCGTCACTGGCGGGTACAGCGATAGGGTCTCCGAGAGACACACCCTAAACGGGTCCAAGTCAAAATATGAAAACAGCTTCTCCTTGTAGTAGAATATCACGTGAACGCTGTGCAGGGCCATTGCATGATCCAGACCCGTGAAAGAATGGATCGTACCCGGGTTCACCGGCCGGCTGGATACTGCCGTTAGCTTTGAACGGACAGCCACCCGGTTGCTCTTGTTCTGCTTCATCATgttgagagagaaaaggaaattaGGAAGAGTTGTGTAGAAAATATGGAGCACGTAGAAATCGAGTATACAAGGACTATAATTTGTCCTCTCATTTATAGTAAGCTTGGGTATGTAACTGGCCGAATGGGGCATGTGGAGAATGAGCTGCATTAGTTCTTAGGGGCCGGTAGACATTGAAGAAGTTGGTTGAGCTCAATAAATccaaacaaataaattaatagTCGAGTTCATTCAAATTCTGAGCTGACGTTTTTCATCAAAATTGAGTCTTCTAtggcccttcaact
It encodes:
- the LOC121053066 gene encoding protein ECERIFERUM 26-like isoform X1, which codes for MMKQNKSNRVAVRSKLTAVSSRPVNPGTIHSFTGLDHAMALHSVHVIFYYKEKLFSYFDLDPFRVCLSETLSLYPPVTGRIVRREVDGEWEVKCNDAGVRVVKATVATTLDEWLATADGAEERLLTAWDDMPHGDSSSWSPYRIQTMRRRRLLNNQQKRLLVGPKNQRWLQGQVWKPINGWLHCW
- the LOC121053066 gene encoding protein ECERIFERUM 26-like isoform X2; this encodes MMKQNKSNRVAVRSKLTAVSSRPVNPGTIHSFTGLDHAMALHSVHVIFYYKEKLFSYFDLDPFRVCLSETLSLYPPVTGRIVRREVDGEWEVKCNDAGVRVVKATVATTLDEWLATADGAEERLLTAWDDMPHGDSSSWSPYRIQGYD